A stretch of Castanea sativa cultivar Marrone di Chiusa Pesio chromosome 2, ASM4071231v1 DNA encodes these proteins:
- the LOC142626079 gene encoding metalloendoproteinase 2-MMP-like, whose product MAYNKNFSLFSFTLLLLLLLPLHSHATSRNIHDKKSSPFEFLKHLQGCHKGEQVKGIHNLKAYLENFGYLSYNHSKNHTHTNEDDFDELLESAIKTYQLNYHLNATGTLDAKTVSTMMMPRCGVADISNGTNWMRSGKKKHHHRHGSLHTVSHYTFFQGNPKWPSSKYHLTYGFLPGTPTEAMNPVAKAFETWAANTHFRFSRAQDHTNADIKVSFHRRDHGDGHAFDGAGGILAHAWAPTDGRFHYDADEQWSVGAAPNAFDLETVALHEIGHLLGLDHSSVEGAIIWPSIRPGVTQGLHRDDIDGIKALYNF is encoded by the coding sequence ATGgcttataataaaaatttttctcTGTTTTCATTCACTCTtctcctccttctcctcctTCCTCTCCACTCGCATGCAACTTCACGAAACATCCATGACAAAAAATCATCACCCTTTGAGTTTCTCAAACATCTTCAGGGATGTCACAAGGGAGAACAGGTCAAAGGCATCCATAACCTCAAAGCCTACCTTGAAAATTTTGGTTATTTGAGCTATAACCATTCCAAAAATCACACTCATACCAATGAGGATGATTTCGATGAACTCTTAGAATCTGCCATTAAAACATACCAACTAAACTACCATCTTAATGCCACTGGAACTTTGGATGCCAAAACGGTATCAACAATGATGATGCCTCGTTGTGGGGTGGCAGATATCTCCAATGGTACGAATTGGATGCGCTCAGGCAAGAAGAAACATCATCATCGCCATGGCTCTTTACATACCGTCTCTCACTATACTTTCTTCCAAGGAAATCCCAAGTGGCCATCTTCTAAGTACCATCTCACCTATGGATTTCTCCCTGGCACTCCAACTGAAGCAATGAATCCTGTCGCAAAAGCTTTCGAAACATGGGCTGCCAACACACACTTCAGGTTCTCAAGAGCTCAGGACCACACAAATGCAGATATCAAAGTTAGTTTCCACAGGAGGGATCATGGAGATGGGCACGCTTTTGATGGAGCTGGTGGAATCTTGGCACATGCTTGGGCGCCTACTGATGGGAGATTCCATTATGATGCAGATGAGCAGTGGAGTGTTGGAGCTGCCCCAAACGCGTTTGACTTGGAGACTGTTGCATTGCATGAAATTGGGCATCTTCTTGGACTAGACCATAGCTCTGTTGAAGGGGCCATCATATGGCCTAGCATACGTCCAGGAGTGACCCAAGGTTTGCATAGGGATGATATTGATGGCATTAAAgccttatataatttttga